From one Pseudobdellovibrionaceae bacterium genomic stretch:
- a CDS encoding type II secretion system F family protein: MSDRLLAKLHDRSMGNREEVLRLMDMMFVEADKRKVTILMFMLSFGLGALVFLVFWPSLLPGIIFGGAVTVAGWSIPKNVMKALWEKRCNRFVDQMVDGLTIMSNGVKSGLGLAQSMERVVSNMAGPIAQEFSLVLNKIRLGMSIEDALNELGDRIPRQDVQMFVTAVNILKETGGNLAETFSTIVTTIRERQKVEKKIQAMTAQGLMQAVIITLVPFVLLIIFLVIDPNYVKPLFSTPLGLVALAIMLTLQVIGGVMMKKIVTIKV, encoded by the coding sequence ATGTCTGATCGCCTTCTCGCTAAGCTTCATGATCGGAGCATGGGAAACCGAGAAGAAGTGCTCCGCCTTATGGACATGATGTTTGTCGAGGCCGACAAGCGCAAGGTGACGATCCTTATGTTTATGTTGAGTTTCGGCTTGGGAGCCTTAGTGTTTTTGGTTTTCTGGCCAAGTCTCTTACCAGGAATTATTTTCGGTGGTGCCGTCACAGTTGCCGGATGGTCGATTCCTAAAAACGTTATGAAGGCCCTGTGGGAAAAGCGATGCAACCGCTTTGTTGATCAAATGGTCGATGGCCTTACCATCATGTCCAATGGTGTGAAAAGCGGCCTCGGTCTTGCCCAGTCGATGGAGCGCGTGGTTTCCAATATGGCCGGTCCCATTGCTCAGGAGTTCTCTCTTGTTCTCAACAAGATCCGACTGGGAATGTCGATTGAAGACGCTCTCAATGAATTAGGTGATCGAATTCCCCGACAGGATGTGCAAATGTTTGTTACGGCAGTGAACATTCTCAAGGAGACTGGTGGCAATTTAGCCGAAACTTTTTCCACGATTGTGACCACCATACGCGAGCGACAAAAAGTTGAAAAGAAAATCCAGGCAATGACCGCCCAGGGCCTGATGCAGGCTGTGATTATTACCTTGGTCCCGTTTGTGCTCTTAATCATTTTTCTCGTCATCGATCCGAATTATGTGAAGCCCTTGTTTTCCACGCCTTTGGGCCTGGTTGCACTGGCCATCATGCTTACTCTGCAAGTAATCGGTGGAGTGATGATGAAAAAGATTGTTACTATTAAGGTATGA
- a CDS encoding cell wall-associated protein wapA, which translates to MMKALITAALSLIVAATAGAVVDMKNANYANTWTDLIVPGSGYDLRVQRTYNSRSLFNGVFGFGWCSDFETTLEVTAEGNLRVTECGGGLEVVYTTKNFKPGSVDKTVDTIIAEVQKRNRDLKPQYFKDLKKELSENAFLRDEFTRQLKLKGNVVSGQAYHANGRETENVMFKDGKYKRSLEDGTFQLFDSTGHLVTMYDRNGNHLKLEWKGSQLLSVVDNNGRKLSFSYLANKRLKQIAGPNGILVKYSFSGEDLKEVHNAWKNVFKYDYDDVHNLVKIHYPDKTFKELTYNKDRDWVTSFKNRKGCVEAYVYDVDNENPKDHYWSTVEKTCGKKVTNKSTYEFFHRKRKDGLGKYLYRVRTDNNGSISDIVYHETFGKPISVLRNKFKVTYGYYPNGLVKEKRENLRNLEFRYENKCQKVSEVRIEYFQPEVPKQKAGDNKAGRKVSSFKKKLVKKVRTTFKYDSPKCNLVYAKNTDGQTAKIQYDTRGRMAVIEDQSKKVVKIQYEERFGKPAKVERPGLGTIHVTYKSDGEIAKVQSKEGPTVAVQVASIFNNLLDIIAPATSETNL; encoded by the coding sequence ATGATGAAAGCCTTAATAACAGCGGCGTTGAGCCTTATTGTGGCCGCCACGGCCGGAGCAGTGGTTGACATGAAGAATGCCAACTACGCAAACACCTGGACAGACCTGATTGTTCCAGGTTCCGGCTATGACCTTAGGGTTCAGCGAACTTATAACAGCCGATCCTTGTTTAATGGGGTCTTTGGCTTTGGCTGGTGTTCTGATTTTGAAACCACTTTGGAAGTAACTGCCGAGGGAAATCTCCGTGTCACAGAGTGCGGAGGCGGCTTGGAAGTTGTATATACGACCAAAAATTTTAAGCCCGGAAGCGTGGACAAAACGGTCGATACCATTATTGCAGAGGTGCAAAAACGCAATAGGGACCTTAAACCTCAGTATTTTAAAGACCTTAAAAAGGAGCTGTCCGAAAACGCCTTTTTGCGCGATGAATTTACCCGACAGCTCAAGCTTAAAGGCAACGTAGTCTCTGGTCAGGCCTACCACGCGAACGGCCGAGAAACTGAAAACGTTATGTTTAAGGATGGAAAATACAAACGCTCTCTTGAGGACGGCACATTTCAACTGTTTGATTCCACCGGACACCTTGTAACGATGTATGATCGAAACGGCAACCACCTTAAGCTTGAGTGGAAGGGATCCCAACTGTTGAGTGTTGTGGATAACAACGGCCGAAAGCTGTCGTTCTCCTATTTGGCCAACAAGCGACTCAAACAAATTGCCGGACCAAATGGCATCCTGGTCAAGTATTCGTTTTCGGGAGAGGATCTAAAAGAGGTCCACAACGCCTGGAAAAATGTTTTTAAGTATGACTACGATGATGTTCATAACCTGGTGAAAATCCATTATCCAGATAAAACATTTAAGGAACTGACTTACAACAAGGACCGTGACTGGGTAACGAGCTTCAAGAATCGTAAGGGCTGTGTGGAAGCCTACGTTTACGATGTGGATAATGAAAATCCCAAGGATCACTACTGGTCAACTGTCGAAAAGACCTGCGGCAAAAAGGTGACTAATAAGAGTACCTATGAGTTTTTCCATCGCAAGCGTAAAGACGGACTTGGAAAGTACTTGTATCGCGTGCGAACCGATAACAATGGAAGTATTTCCGACATCGTCTATCACGAGACATTCGGCAAACCCATTTCTGTGTTGCGAAACAAGTTTAAAGTCACCTATGGCTATTACCCAAATGGGTTGGTGAAAGAAAAGCGGGAAAACCTGCGCAACCTTGAATTCAGATATGAGAACAAATGCCAGAAGGTTTCGGAGGTGCGGATTGAGTATTTTCAGCCCGAAGTTCCAAAACAGAAGGCGGGAGACAACAAAGCTGGCCGCAAAGTATCCAGCTTCAAAAAGAAGCTAGTAAAAAAAGTGCGTACTACTTTTAAATATGACTCTCCCAAGTGCAACCTGGTCTACGCCAAGAATACCGATGGACAAACAGCTAAAATCCAGTACGACACCCGGGGCCGGATGGCAGTTATTGAGGACCAATCAAAAAAAGTGGTCAAAATTCAGTACGAAGAACGCTTCGGCAAGCCGGCAAAGGTGGAACGACCTGGTCTGGGTACGATACATGTGACTTATAAATCTGATGGAGAGATCGCCAAGGTTCAGAGCAAAGAAGGGCCGACGGTGGCTGTCCAGGTGGCGAGCATCTTTAATAACCTGTTGGATATCATTGCCCCAGCCACCTCAGAAACGAATCTTTAG
- a CDS encoding response regulator, protein MGIKLVIVDDAPFIREVMRNIFLTTDIEVVGEAEDGEEAVSVVLELNPDVVIMDIVMPKKSGIDATQEILQGNPDIKIIACSTADQEHMMLKALEAGCCSFLVKPFKAKDLEQAVRLAVN, encoded by the coding sequence ATGGGAATAAAACTGGTCATTGTGGATGACGCCCCGTTTATCCGTGAAGTCATGAGGAATATTTTTCTCACCACCGATATTGAGGTGGTTGGCGAAGCTGAGGATGGTGAAGAAGCCGTTTCCGTGGTCTTGGAGTTAAATCCAGACGTGGTGATTATGGATATCGTTATGCCGAAAAAGAGCGGAATCGATGCCACTCAAGAAATTTTACAAGGGAATCCGGATATCAAAATCATTGCCTGCTCCACAGCTGACCAGGAGCACATGATGCTCAAGGCGTTGGAGGCGGGGTGCTGTAGTTTTTTAGTGAAGCCTTTTAAAGCCAAGGATTTGGAGCAGGCAGTTCGTTTAGCGGTCAACTGA
- a CDS encoding DedA family protein — MDSGSSAAKVITFITAFTGWKAYAAILGVLTVCGLGVPIPEDVSLIAAGILASMNNISLTGALLAGFVGVMIGDTILYVAGRKFGRRVFTLPLFRRIFTPERIALAEKKVLRNSKFICFTARFLPGLRSPIFLTAGIMGVRPIVFFTLDGGAALLSVPLWVVGGWWFGSHLEDALAFAKKMQVSLLIGLAVLITSYILVKRIRKKRRKAAQKGESAAPL; from the coding sequence ATGGACTCCGGATCGTCTGCTGCCAAAGTCATTACCTTCATTACAGCCTTCACCGGCTGGAAGGCCTATGCCGCCATCCTTGGCGTTCTGACTGTTTGTGGTCTAGGTGTCCCAATCCCCGAGGACGTCTCCTTGATTGCGGCGGGCATTCTCGCCTCAATGAACAATATTTCACTCACGGGTGCTCTTCTTGCCGGGTTTGTTGGCGTCATGATCGGGGATACCATATTGTATGTGGCCGGACGAAAGTTTGGACGCCGGGTTTTTACCCTACCTTTGTTTCGGCGGATTTTCACTCCTGAGCGCATTGCCTTGGCTGAAAAAAAGGTTCTTAGAAACTCCAAGTTCATTTGTTTCACTGCCCGCTTTTTACCGGGACTCCGTTCACCAATATTTCTCACTGCTGGCATTATGGGTGTACGCCCAATCGTGTTCTTTACTCTTGATGGCGGAGCCGCACTATTGAGCGTCCCCCTATGGGTGGTCGGTGGGTGGTGGTTTGGGAGCCATCTTGAAGACGCCTTGGCTTTTGCGAAAAAGATGCAGGTCTCTCTTCTTATCGGGTTGGCAGTCTTAATTACCAGCTATATTCTGGTAAAGCGGATCCGCAAGAAGCGGCGCAAAGCCGCACAAAAGGGTGAGTCTGCTGCTCCTTTATAA
- the groL gene encoding chaperonin GroEL (60 kDa chaperone family; promotes refolding of misfolded polypeptides especially under stressful conditions; forms two stacked rings of heptamers to form a barrel-shaped 14mer; ends can be capped by GroES; misfolded proteins enter the barrel where they are refolded when GroES binds): MSKELRFSEDARNAILRGVNTLANAVKVTLGPKGRNVVIEKSFGAPLITKDGVTVAKEIELENKFENMGAQMVKEVASKTNDDAGDGTTTATVLAQAIFREGAKIVSAGHNPMSVKKGVDKAVAAIKEDLFKMAKPVKDKKEIAQVGAISANNDKEIGEMIAEAMDKVGKEGVITVEESKTALTELTVVEGMQFDRGYLSPYFITNAERMEAALENPFVLIYDKKISNMKDMISILEGVAKQGRPLVIIAEDVDGEALATLVVNKLRGTLQVAAVKAPGFGDRRKAMLEDIAVLTGGTVVSEEMGRKLEQATLADLGNAKRIVIDKDNTTIIDGAGEKKEIQARVSQIRAQVEETTSDYDKEKLKERLAKLAGGVAVIHVGAPSEVEMKEKKARVEDALNATRAAVEEGIVAGGGTALLRASRNLEGLDLSEEERFGARIIARACEEPLRQIAGNAGIDGAIVLDRVLSNKSTAYGFNALEEQYEDLLKAGVMDPVKVVRCALENAASVSSLMLTTETMIAEAPKKEEKGMPADMGGMGGMGGMPMM, translated from the coding sequence ATGAGTAAAGAGTTACGTTTTAGCGAAGATGCTCGTAACGCAATTTTGCGCGGAGTGAACACTCTGGCAAACGCGGTTAAAGTCACTCTTGGTCCTAAGGGCCGTAACGTGGTTATTGAAAAGTCTTTTGGCGCCCCCCTGATCACTAAAGACGGCGTGACCGTTGCCAAAGAAATCGAGCTTGAGAACAAGTTCGAAAACATGGGCGCTCAGATGGTTAAAGAAGTTGCCAGCAAAACTAATGACGATGCCGGTGACGGAACAACTACTGCAACTGTTCTGGCTCAAGCCATCTTCCGCGAAGGCGCGAAGATCGTCAGCGCTGGCCACAACCCCATGTCTGTAAAAAAGGGCGTTGATAAAGCCGTTGCCGCCATTAAAGAGGACCTCTTTAAAATGGCCAAGCCCGTAAAAGACAAAAAAGAAATCGCTCAAGTGGGCGCCATTTCTGCCAACAACGACAAGGAAATCGGCGAGATGATCGCTGAGGCCATGGACAAAGTTGGTAAAGAGGGCGTTATTACGGTTGAGGAAAGCAAGACCGCTCTGACTGAGCTGACCGTAGTTGAGGGCATGCAATTTGATCGCGGCTACCTTTCTCCTTATTTCATTACCAACGCCGAGAGAATGGAAGCTGCTCTTGAGAACCCATTTGTTCTTATCTATGACAAGAAGATCAGCAACATGAAGGACATGATCTCAATCCTGGAGGGCGTTGCCAAGCAAGGTCGTCCTTTGGTGATCATCGCTGAAGATGTTGATGGTGAAGCTCTTGCTACCCTGGTTGTGAACAAGCTGCGTGGAACTCTCCAAGTTGCTGCTGTTAAGGCTCCTGGCTTTGGCGACCGTCGTAAGGCCATGCTTGAGGACATCGCTGTCCTGACTGGCGGGACTGTTGTTAGCGAAGAGATGGGCCGCAAGCTTGAGCAAGCGACTTTGGCCGACCTCGGAAATGCAAAGCGCATTGTTATCGACAAGGATAACACCACCATCATCGATGGCGCTGGCGAGAAGAAGGAAATTCAAGCTCGTGTGAGCCAGATCCGCGCTCAGGTTGAAGAGACCACTAGCGATTACGACAAAGAGAAGCTGAAAGAGCGTCTAGCCAAGTTGGCTGGCGGCGTAGCTGTCATCCATGTTGGCGCTCCTTCTGAAGTTGAAATGAAAGAGAAAAAGGCTCGCGTTGAAGATGCTCTGAACGCAACTCGCGCAGCGGTTGAAGAAGGTATCGTAGCTGGTGGCGGAACGGCCCTTCTGCGTGCTTCTCGCAACCTTGAGGGCCTTGATCTTAGTGAGGAAGAGCGCTTCGGTGCTCGCATTATCGCTCGCGCTTGTGAAGAGCCTCTTCGTCAAATTGCTGGTAACGCCGGTATTGACGGAGCAATTGTTCTTGATCGCGTATTGAGCAATAAGAGCACTGCTTACGGTTTTAACGCTTTGGAAGAGCAGTACGAAGACCTGCTGAAGGCTGGCGTCATGGACCCAGTTAAGGTTGTTCGTTGCGCGCTTGAGAATGCAGCGTCCGTATCTTCTTTGATGCTGACGACTGAAACCATGATCGCTGAAGCTCCTAAGAAAGAAGAAAAAGGAATGCCTGCCGACATGGGCGGAATGGGTGGAATGGGCGGAATGCCGATGATGTAA
- the groES gene encoding co-chaperone GroES, with protein sequence MASAKLNVRPLHDRILVRRLDESETTAGGIIIPDTAKEKPQRGEIVATGSGRVTEDGKILPLEVKAGDKVLFSKYAGTELKLDGVEFLMMREEDVLGIFN encoded by the coding sequence ATGGCATCTGCAAAACTAAATGTGCGTCCTTTGCACGATCGTATTTTGGTTCGTCGTCTGGACGAGTCTGAGACTACAGCTGGTGGAATTATCATTCCTGACACAGCAAAAGAAAAGCCCCAGCGTGGTGAAATTGTAGCGACCGGTAGCGGCCGTGTGACCGAAGATGGAAAAATTCTGCCTTTGGAAGTTAAGGCTGGCGACAAAGTGTTGTTTAGCAAATACGCAGGTACAGAGCTTAAGCTTGATGGCGTTGAGTTCTTGATGATGCGTGAAGAAGATGTTCTGGGAATTTTTAACTAA
- the rmuC gene encoding DNA recombination protein RmuC, with the protein MFSYLAVFTGAAVVLAAAFAFLALYMRRTNSRLNEDLKLAESEKQSALSNLTISESRTQQTLKHNGELAEQLQAQRERMEQVLADCARLETEKRGLAQNLEDQKKFVSDSSQQMENSFRSLAAKALEGNNQQFIDLAKQILSKESGTYIADMDKRDQGFRLLLEPLKDSLTKYQSFAQQMEVERQKAYTSIESELKRITDTSSSLAQTTAALKDALKKPHVRGRWGEVQLRNCIELAGMSEYSDVNFQDTTTMDDGQRLIPDMTVRMPGGRLVVVDAKTPLDAFIASLETTDPEVREAEMIRHGRHVKDHIKRLSTRAYGEILDESADFTVMFLPNESFLYAALESEPDLVEYALQRKVLIATPPTLIGLLKVIRFGWNEEKLAANAKLISDAGKELHKRICDFVEAYTGVGKALDKARQEFDVGMMRLERRVLVQARRLEKLGAKSAKSLPEGLGEDDSQSFEDSPSPELIEGANEPNIEAEPDSNLETEA; encoded by the coding sequence ATGTTCAGTTACTTGGCAGTTTTCACAGGCGCCGCAGTGGTTTTGGCCGCGGCATTTGCTTTCCTAGCTCTTTATATGCGACGGACCAATTCGCGGCTCAACGAAGATCTCAAGCTTGCCGAATCGGAAAAGCAGTCGGCCCTTTCTAATCTCACGATCTCTGAAAGCCGAACTCAGCAGACATTGAAACACAATGGTGAACTTGCGGAACAGCTCCAAGCTCAGAGGGAGCGAATGGAGCAAGTACTAGCCGACTGCGCTCGCCTGGAGACTGAAAAAAGGGGCCTGGCGCAAAATCTGGAAGATCAAAAGAAGTTCGTTTCTGATTCTTCTCAACAAATGGAAAACTCCTTCCGCAGCTTGGCTGCCAAAGCCCTGGAAGGCAACAATCAGCAGTTTATCGACCTGGCCAAGCAAATCTTGTCTAAAGAATCCGGCACCTACATTGCCGATATGGATAAGCGAGACCAGGGGTTTCGTCTACTACTGGAGCCCCTAAAGGATTCTCTCACCAAGTACCAAAGCTTTGCCCAACAGATGGAGGTCGAAAGACAAAAGGCCTACACCTCAATTGAGTCCGAACTCAAACGCATCACGGACACCAGCTCATCTCTTGCCCAAACCACGGCCGCCCTTAAAGACGCCCTTAAAAAACCCCATGTGCGGGGTCGATGGGGTGAAGTTCAGCTGCGCAACTGTATTGAGCTGGCCGGCATGTCTGAATACTCGGATGTGAATTTTCAAGACACAACGACCATGGACGACGGCCAACGGCTGATCCCGGATATGACGGTGCGTATGCCCGGAGGACGGTTGGTGGTGGTTGATGCCAAAACACCCTTGGACGCCTTCATCGCGTCACTTGAAACTACTGATCCAGAGGTACGCGAGGCCGAGATGATTCGCCACGGCCGTCATGTGAAAGATCATATCAAGCGCTTATCTACAAGGGCCTATGGTGAAATACTCGATGAGTCGGCCGACTTTACTGTGATGTTTCTTCCTAACGAGAGCTTTCTTTACGCGGCACTTGAGTCGGAACCGGACTTGGTGGAATACGCCCTTCAGCGCAAAGTTCTCATTGCCACCCCTCCGACTCTTATCGGTCTTTTAAAAGTCATTCGCTTCGGTTGGAACGAGGAAAAGCTGGCCGCCAACGCCAAATTGATTTCCGACGCGGGCAAAGAACTCCACAAGCGAATCTGTGATTTTGTTGAGGCCTACACAGGTGTTGGCAAGGCCCTGGATAAAGCTCGCCAGGAGTTTGATGTGGGCATGATGCGCCTGGAGCGGCGAGTTTTGGTTCAAGCCCGTCGCCTGGAAAAGCTTGGTGCCAAAAGTGCCAAGTCTTTGCCTGAGGGCCTGGGTGAAGATGATTCCCAAAGTTTTGAGGATTCCCCCTCGCCCGAGCTTATTGAGGGTGCAAATGAGCCTAACATTGAGGCGGAGCCTGACTCCAACTTGGAAACAGAAGCTTAG
- a CDS encoding helix-turn-helix transcriptional regulator has product MENDSTDRQSGEKKFTLSRVEQAGRLQGSAIAIKAQSDDRGNYKMEPRQDLLRHAVESYLHQSHLSLSALAGKLDISKSHLSDIKNGKAKAGLDLGLKILKRCGADLNMRREWLDEYMKEEVPEYSDLQQTAVADSSSSKLSQEFCQRLETNSTLMHIILDVMEQGELGLARSDILTRYGQAGIEFAESLVEAGLVVSRLERYYASDQRLQLSRKSSYSFVENTLREQREKYLAGQYEGRFEFQVDDVTEVAMEELFQLHQDYMKRAAEIVKKVRHQDGAKKCKRVMVQAMTSVLRNNLVVMVMGALLTFFSLSDAIADGGGLGGGSNSAGVKALRMMGFPTELRAIEAGGDIEAVIETAQYQPAIKAGHERCQNLPGYKVLDQVRLNKYTVDRYFKDRQQLYELTLYLEVFCRDTRENGWAKQ; this is encoded by the coding sequence ATGGAAAATGATTCGACCGACCGCCAAAGTGGGGAGAAAAAATTCACTTTATCACGAGTTGAGCAGGCCGGACGTTTACAGGGATCGGCGATTGCAATAAAAGCCCAGTCAGATGACCGGGGTAATTACAAGATGGAACCACGCCAAGACCTTCTGCGCCACGCGGTTGAGAGCTATCTACACCAATCGCACCTAAGCCTTTCTGCTCTTGCAGGCAAGCTTGATATATCCAAGTCCCATTTGTCAGACATCAAAAACGGCAAGGCAAAAGCCGGCCTTGATCTTGGTCTAAAGATCCTTAAGCGCTGTGGGGCTGATCTCAATATGCGCCGGGAGTGGCTTGATGAGTACATGAAGGAAGAAGTTCCCGAGTATTCGGATCTTCAACAAACCGCTGTCGCTGACAGCTCATCCAGCAAACTCTCACAGGAGTTTTGCCAGAGACTTGAAACCAACAGCACTCTGATGCACATCATTTTAGATGTGATGGAACAAGGGGAGCTCGGCCTTGCTCGGTCAGACATCTTAACTCGGTATGGACAGGCGGGCATCGAGTTCGCCGAGTCTCTGGTGGAGGCCGGACTCGTTGTTTCGCGCCTTGAGCGCTACTACGCCTCGGACCAACGCCTTCAGCTTTCACGCAAATCCTCTTATTCCTTTGTCGAGAATACCTTGAGAGAGCAGCGGGAAAAGTATTTGGCTGGCCAGTATGAGGGCCGGTTTGAATTTCAGGTGGATGACGTTACGGAGGTCGCCATGGAAGAGTTGTTTCAGTTACATCAGGATTATATGAAGCGAGCCGCAGAGATAGTTAAAAAAGTCCGGCACCAGGATGGGGCTAAAAAATGCAAGCGGGTGATGGTCCAAGCCATGACCTCGGTGTTGCGTAACAACCTAGTAGTGATGGTCATGGGGGCTCTTCTTACCTTCTTCAGTTTATCGGATGCCATTGCAGATGGAGGAGGCCTCGGCGGAGGCTCCAACTCGGCTGGCGTCAAAGCCCTTAGAATGATGGGATTCCCAACAGAATTGCGGGCCATTGAAGCCGGAGGAGACATTGAGGCTGTCATTGAAACGGCTCAGTACCAACCCGCCATCAAAGCCGGCCATGAACGCTGCCAGAATCTTCCCGGCTATAAAGTCCTTGATCAGGTCCGCCTGAATAAATACACCGTGGATCGATATTTTAAAGATCGGCAGCAGCTGTATGAGCTCACTCTCTATTTGGAAGTCTTCTGCCGCGATACCCGTGAAAACGGGTGGGCCAAACAATAA
- a CDS encoding zinc-ribbon domain-containing protein yields the protein MLIFGVKNKVISSKPVDVVCTECTRTEQRVHTFQRYFHFFWVPVFPLSRQSVLECQHCKKVTLEKELSDQRKAIVRLKAGAIKAPIYMYAGSVIIVLLVGWSYYSIKVENKQTMQFLSSPAASDVAVIEAGQGQFQLLKLIAVEGNRIRFQIGQYVYKSAASAKTAIRKEVFKESGYFSDDLFEMPMDKYKQSQIKFVKRENGH from the coding sequence ATGCTTATCTTTGGCGTGAAAAACAAGGTGATCAGCTCCAAACCTGTTGATGTTGTATGCACCGAGTGCACGCGTACAGAACAACGGGTTCATACCTTTCAGAGGTATTTCCATTTTTTCTGGGTTCCCGTGTTTCCCCTCTCCCGCCAATCGGTTTTGGAGTGCCAGCATTGCAAGAAGGTGACGCTGGAAAAAGAATTGTCCGACCAACGCAAGGCCATCGTTAGACTTAAAGCTGGAGCCATCAAAGCACCTATCTATATGTATGCGGGCTCGGTGATTATTGTTCTTCTTGTCGGCTGGTCCTATTACTCCATCAAAGTAGAAAACAAGCAGACCATGCAGTTCTTGTCTTCCCCGGCGGCTAGTGACGTTGCTGTGATCGAGGCCGGCCAAGGACAGTTTCAACTGCTTAAGCTTATTGCCGTTGAGGGCAACCGGATTCGCTTTCAAATTGGCCAGTACGTCTACAAGAGTGCGGCCTCTGCCAAGACAGCAATCCGCAAAGAGGTCTTTAAGGAAAGCGGCTACTTTAGTGATGACCTGTTTGAAATGCCCATGGATAAGTACAAGCAAAGCCAGATTAAATTCGTTAAGCGTGAGAACGGCCACTAA
- a CDS encoding transposase, with translation MPWKECSVMDEKLRFIARLIDGEKMASLCREFGISRKTGYKIWDRYKDCGLEGLPSQSRRPYKQANQLPFQIESLIVQIKKDKPNWGARKIRERLRRKHPGIKLPANSTVHAVLDRHGLVNARKRRRYKAEGTKLSYTSEPNALWCADYKGEFLLGNKSYCYPLTITDFSTRYLLTCEALESTKERYAFTVFERTFKEYGLPKAIRTDNGIPFSNVQAMFGLSRLSVWWLRLGIQIERTAPGCPQQNGRHERMHLTLKKEATKPSGQNLLQQQEKFDRFTSEYNHDRPHEALDMKYPGEVYKPSMRPYEGISEVEYPMHDKTVTVTHCGRICVDRRKINFSRVFAGQDVGVRQVDDRIWLVSFMNYDLGYFDEEAARVEPGKNPFEANVLPM, from the coding sequence ATGCCTTGGAAGGAGTGTAGCGTCATGGATGAAAAGCTGAGGTTTATCGCAAGGTTAATTGACGGCGAGAAAATGGCAAGCTTGTGCAGGGAGTTCGGGATTTCAAGGAAGACTGGGTACAAGATTTGGGACCGGTATAAAGATTGTGGACTGGAAGGTCTGCCTTCCCAGTCTCGCAGGCCCTATAAACAAGCCAACCAACTGCCCTTCCAAATTGAAAGTCTCATCGTACAGATCAAGAAGGACAAACCCAATTGGGGAGCCCGTAAGATTAGAGAGCGACTGAGACGAAAGCATCCGGGCATTAAACTTCCGGCCAATAGTACCGTGCATGCTGTTTTAGATCGGCATGGCCTCGTTAATGCTAGAAAACGACGACGTTACAAGGCTGAAGGCACGAAGTTGTCTTACACCTCTGAACCCAATGCCCTGTGGTGTGCCGATTACAAGGGCGAGTTCCTCCTGGGTAACAAGAGCTACTGTTATCCTTTGACCATCACTGACTTCAGCACCCGGTACTTGCTCACCTGCGAGGCCTTGGAGAGTACCAAAGAGCGCTATGCCTTCACTGTATTCGAAAGAACCTTCAAAGAATATGGTCTACCTAAGGCCATCAGAACCGACAATGGAATCCCCTTCTCCAATGTACAAGCCATGTTTGGCCTTAGTCGCCTGTCTGTATGGTGGCTGAGACTAGGAATCCAGATCGAGCGTACAGCCCCAGGCTGTCCCCAACAAAATGGCAGACACGAGCGAATGCACCTGACGCTGAAAAAAGAGGCCACCAAACCCTCCGGCCAAAACCTCCTGCAACAGCAAGAGAAATTTGATCGCTTCACAAGCGAGTACAACCACGACCGTCCCCATGAAGCTCTGGATATGAAATACCCAGGAGAGGTCTATAAACCGTCCATGAGGCCTTACGAGGGGATATCGGAGGTGGAATACCCAATGCACGACAAAACAGTCACGGTCACACACTGCGGACGGATCTGTGTGGACAGACGAAAGATTAATTTTAGTAGGGTCTTTGCCGGTCAGGACGTGGGCGTGAGACAGGTTGATGATAGGATATGGCTAGTGAGTTTTATGAACTACGATTTAGGGTACTTTGATGAGGAAGCTGCACGGGTCGAACCCGGAAAAAACCCGTTTGAAGCAAATGTGTTACCTATGTGA